The Phoenix dactylifera cultivar Barhee BC4 chromosome 9, palm_55x_up_171113_PBpolish2nd_filt_p, whole genome shotgun sequence genome window below encodes:
- the LOC103715318 gene encoding probable serine/threonine-protein kinase At1g54610: MGCLLGKLTVLDGFDPGGALSASAGAAAGDDDDNRFRVSAPTSQLRRGLLLSAPTDPSGWPLWLSAVAGDALRGWLPRRATSFQKLEKIGSGTYSNVYKARDLETGRVVAMKKVRVERVNGKEAEEGVRFMAREISLLRRLNHPNVVRLEGVATSRIADSPSLYLILEYLDHDLAVLAASPGVQFSEAQVKYYMKQLLSGLEHCHSQGVLHRDIKGSNLLLNKEGILKIADFGLATSYDPDHMQPMTSNVVTLWYRPPELLLGATHYGVGVDLWSVGCILAELLTGKPILPGRTEVEQLHRIFKLCGSPSEDYWKKSKLPQKPTFGPYKRCIAETFANLSPSSLSLIETFLAVDPAERGTATAALNSEFFTTEPYACEPSSLPQYTPTKEIDRNLRVAKARMHRRINGKENCEATKRVQFGHLGCGSLQAPEANADPYVKLARRRLMTGSSIISRYKRFPPPHLDAAIGFPRDVLHESTESFSMMDLSFDSSIVGAKRVLGGTLPGSVDHSGRGTSRRKIRSKEYHYMTPHSVQIGALRPYSKAHLMEPRNKNKAYIRSRN, translated from the exons ATGGGATGCCTCCTCGGTAAGCTCACGGTCTTGGACGGCTTCGACCCCGGCGGAGCTCTCTCCGCCTCCGCGGGCGCTGCCGCCGGTGACGACGATGACAACCGCTTCCGCGTTTCCGCGCCGACGTCGCAGCTCCGGCGCGGCCTTCTCCTCTCCGCCCCCACCGATCCCTCCGGGTGGCCGCTCTGGCTCTCCGCCGTCGCCGGCGACGCCCTCCGCGGCTGGCTCCCCCGCCGCGCCACCTCCTTCCAGAAGCTCGAGAAG ATCGGGTCGGGGACGTACAGCAACGTGTACAAGGCGAGGGATTTGGAGACGGGGCGGGTGGTGGCGATGAAGAAGGTAAGGGTGGAGAGGGTGAATGggaaggaggcggaggagggtgTGAGGTTCATGGCGAGGGAGATATCGCTGCTCCGCCGCCTCAACCATCCTAACGTCGTCCGCCTTGAGGGCGTCGCCACCTCCCGGATCGCCGACTCCCCTTCCCTCTACCTCATCTTGGAGTACCTTGACCACGACCTCGCTGTCCTGGCCGCCTCCCCTGGTGTCCAATTCTCCGAGGcccag GTCAAATACTATATGAAACAATTACTTTCTGGGCTTGAGCACTGCCACAGCCAAGGTGTCCTGCATCGTGATATAAAGGGTTCAAATCTGCTTCTTAATAAAGAAGGAATTCTTAAGATAGCTGATTTTGGACTAGCTACTTCCTACGATCCTGATCACATGCAGCCCATGACTAGTAACGTCGTCACTCTATGGTATCGTCCTCCCGAACTCCTGCTAGGTGCTACTCATTATGGTGTTGGCGTTGACCTCTGGAGTGTGGGTTGCATTTTGGCAGAGCTGCTTACCGGGAAGCCAATACTTCCAGGAAGGACAGAG GTGGAACAGTTGCACAGAATTTTTAAGTTATGCGGATCCCCATCAGAGGATTATTGGAAGAAATCAAAGTTACCGCAAAAGCCTACTTTTGGACCATATAAGCGTTGTATCGCAGAAACATTTGCAAACCTTTCACCTTCTTCACTGTCTCTCATTGAGACATTCCTGGCAGTTGACCCTGCTGAGCGTGGGACAGCCACTGCTGCTCTTAACAGCGAA TTTTTCACCACAGAGCCTTATGCCTGCGAGCCATCAAGCTTACCTCAGTATACTCCGACCAAAGAAattgataggaatttgagggtaGCTAAAGCTAGAAT GCATAGGAGGATTAATGGGAAAGAAAATTGTGAAGCCACAAAAAGAGTCCAATTTGGACATCTTGGCTGTGGATCACTGCAAGCTCCAGAAGCAAATGCTGACCCATACGTGAAACTGGCT CGACGGAGACTGATGACCGGTTCAAGCATCATAAGCAGATACAAGAGGTTTCCACCACCCCATCTCGATGCAGCAATCGGATTCCCAAGGGACGTGTTGCATGAAAGCACCGAATCCTTCAGCATGATGGATTTATCATTTGATTCTTCAATTGTTGGAGCCAAAAGAGTGCTGGGTGGCACATTGCCTGGTTCAGTAGATCATTCAGGTAGGGGAACTTCCAGGAGGAAAATCAGAAGCAAAGAATACCATTACATGACTCCCCATAGTGTTCAAATTGGGGCACTTAGGCCATACTCAAAAGCTCATCTGATGGAGCCAAGAAATAAAAACAAAGCATACATAAGATCTAGGAATTAG